tttggactttgtttggaacaagtacaaatcacaccaagttggaaatgcctctttcagtgacgctcagaggatatagtgcagactttcagactacagcagaggttaactattgttgtgttttggttgtagaacttcaaaatgtgtttcattttttgtgaacaggttgatgactcttctgcatctcttcctctggcccagcttattaaggtacatatatattcttgtcaaatccttaaaaatcaaaagagtttccttcatatttttaaatcttatactgtgatctatagctggatcactgtttcaatctgaacacaacattactttcatttataatagtttaaaatatttatttgaatcttaaaatatgagtatcttttgacactgtcctttaAAGAGAAGCTCCCACTTTGGGAAGGTAGAAGGTGAGCACCTTGTCAGACTCAACGTGATGTGGCAGTATTACTCATCTTCAAGcacaaagaagaagaacctcAGATGTCGTTTACCGTTtctaacatttttcattaattttgcattggaaactaccacaattctcagcgaagaattcaattcctgtaagttgtggacatttcagtggggtttgcaagaaccaaaacagaggcgTTTCTGTAACATGGACAACAGCGCTGTCGCGAAACCTGTCTGTGGTTctgcaaactcctgtgaagtttggctctaaaatgtgaaacactgcccaagtggtgtacacatttcagctttctggaaaatgcaaatatttccaaaaagtgcaagaacataagataaagcagctcaaaactgttACGTACTCGACCTCTTCAGTGCAGACCGGCTTAGCATGGAGGCAGTGTGTTACagtcaaaagttttctggtttattattactgtgtattaaagggcatacttgaattgtggtctattcctagaaatattttgtgggttttggataTCTTCTGGAAACTCTTTGGGTTCCAACAAATTAGTCAGGTATCCATAAAGTTTTCTATAAGTGTtcatggaaatgatttcaaagatgttggtCTGGATTATGTTACTGTTGAGAAAAAACTGTGTGTATGAAACAACCATTTAATACAACGCTGAAACGAGTGGGCACTTTTCTGAATGAACGCatataaaaccaaacccacgagTGATTGATCTCAGTGATAGGTACTTGAAGGTCCAGACCATTTACAGTCGCTCCCTTAGAGCCTGCTTGTATCTGGAATAATGTGTAATAAAAAATTTGaacaaagaggactttaaaacaaatcagctggcttcactgatttgaagatcTAGTTCTGCATAAGGCTCTATTACAACTTGTATATTAAAAGGGCACAATCAACTGGAAGAAAGTGCaggtttttcttacagtagttcaagaagttagcagggggggagcttggtcaaatttctactgaaaagaatcttttgtcttgctgagtgactttaaaaaacttgattgCTTTTAATGCTTCTgtgtctgaagctgaatttcatcaagcagaaacaactgcCCCGACTCTTCAGCTGGGTGTCCTTTCAATGCCATAAAATCGAAATAAGGATACTTGCATacgtctttctcagtgaaatgtgcagtggatgtcttctccttcaaatagtctggggcttaaaaaccggtttaaaaacactgaatactacAGGTTTTTCTACGCACAGGTTCAGTCCACTCGGAATAGAATTGGATTGGTTACACAAGCCCTTCTGTAAGGCCCGAACAGAGCCTAAGGACTGGAGTGCCCAAGAATGCTCCTGTCAAGTAGATTGACAGGTACATAAAGACCATGCTGTGGCGTGAGGActccccagaacatctccaggacaactctcttttgtagaagAAGCTGTCTTCATGTCCCCCAGCTAGCactgtgctgttctttgcaggatgggatgagtgatgttgtctttgctgtgtgggctgaaatgtgtttccagtgtgtGTGCCAATAACTGTCTGCTCAACAGACTGCCAACCTGGCTGCAGCCAACGCTTCCgaagaggataaaataaaggccATGATGGTGCAATCTTGCCAGGAGTATGATCCCATCAAGTAAGTGTTGAGAatgccaaatcttttctttggagattatggaaaggttgtagagatgtttgttttagcaagGGAGACAtagcatacctttttctttttttccccaaaaatctccagttacatgaaaagacCCATGGGTCCACCTCCATCATCGTTCCCTTGCCGTTACTACGGAAAACCAGGCCACTATAGAAGGAACTGCCCGACAAGTGGGGTAAGGTGGTGGGGGACTGTTGCAGTGGGAACGAGGACTCgatcaatatgatccataacagtcacatttattagcagagaatctttattatatggacagcactcggtacagcactcagttatgactggtcactattcatagagtgtctattaatagaacacccggattatataggcagaacttgactatgatttgttactattcatagaacgtctgtttacccgcagctggccttggggcatctgtttatccacagccggcctctcgatggccttgaggcctgtgctgctgcagagtgatcaagtccatattcagagtgtctgggctgctcacaatatgtccctgttcttccagaaatcccacaggggACCTCTGGTGTTGCTcaggttttcatattttcaccttggcagtcacagggcaaatgcacgaagactcctgttaagaattgtttctcttggggtgaagtacagaggttctagggcagtgttgcaaagctcctcaaaattcaagggaaacctggaatgataaaagcaaaattttctttcttctggatcatagacattaaagatgagcacagatctttcttggttaattttcatgcctatttttatctatttcactattactgtaaatttttctggtttgagctctttttaatgacagttcatggtttccagtgttccgtataaaaccaagatgattctgttgaccccatccactgaatatttgcgtgttttaattacacaagtctctgcttgagttttcatgccactgaacgttagtcactgactgtacacgcgtgaggtgtgaatccagccctcgtatagggacggagaacagaagtttctccGGTGACTGATTCAGGGCACGGAATtgagctctggctctgagctgcgctttggaggaggagcgggtttgtgtctctcccctgcgtggatggtgagctcagggatatttcacgcttaaggaacctgaagttaagccaaagaatgtcgactgagtgcaaaccactgctcaagccttcggaacatcctggctatattcatttaggaaaagaagtattttagctgagcaacccctacgctaggtgaaaggagaggattacaggcttttgctgcttcaaatcaacattgaatggtcatttgaagtgtgggccttaagatgagatatgtctgcatttcttttctgaacaggacaaaaaatttgtgcctgctcccagaatgagaaggagcacaggaattccgaggagtttcctgattgagctgaaagatcccaacacaaagggcgcgatgctgacaaagacgggaaaatacgcaataccaattattaatgcgtacgtatggccttaagtggactgaccaaaaggagaaaaaccacgcGTAAATGTCTGAGTGGTAATGCAACCATGTTGGCCGGCATCTGTGATTACGAGGGAGGAAGCGTTGTCGTCGTATCttcaccttaaaatctgtgatattttctagtattaaaatcgcgggatcctgcccctggaacttgggtcagcttatggcatttctgtatttctgcaaaacatttcagtagtgttgacagtgggagtcgttctcttggaaagctcattttgcttctggtttatgtttcaaaggcttcttgcaaaatttaacaagtggctgttgcactgaggtttccgccccctctgactttgagcaaatcccacatgtgaaagagacaaaagttctcctcttgctctaaactaagaaaatactactactgtgtgctgacaggagtggctgttttaaaaagcacttggtagcacttctgcttttctgtcgtgGATCTCCTCGGGTAGaagctgtaacacagacttcctttgtttataaaatgtaattactcggagactaactttattgtgagcctgcatttactcttaccccctggcaaaagagaggtgggattcatttcacctgctctctagctgtcaaaaaatcatttttcttgtctgagctaatttcttagtggatccaacaaatgggagagttctgcagaaggaaaattgttccccctcccccttctagtcttgtggctatagaaaagtagttgaaactgaatgcctacatttcagaaggctgatgtggagtgagaagaattccatctattaccttcctttgataaaatccacagcttggagaagttttcctttacccgcctttaactttttttctgtttccttgccccccgccccccgcccccccccccttcccacagGGAAGCTTACGCCAGAGGCAAGAAGGAGAAGCCTCCCtttgtgccagaggagctgccctcctcctcctcctcctccgatgcccttccagatgagctgctgtgcctcatctgcaaagacgcaatgactgatgcagccgttactccctgctgcggcagcagttacTGTGACGAGTGTGAGTGTTACTGCCTTGTTTGTTAGCTCAGTGCATCGCGTCTGATCTTCTGAAGCGGAAAGAGGAGATAACAAAACTACTTGGTTCCCCGTTCTGTTTGATACTTAGGGATACCCTGAGTCGGGAAGGACTCTTCttgtacaaagggggaaaaaagacagaaagcttcttccccttttcacctgtccagttgaatcctcttcacgcgcggagggacggctatgagaagagtgcacacctgtgcaggtgctgacagcgtTAGATATCCAATGCATTTAATCTGTCCGCAGCCCTTTCTCTCGTAGAACGTTACATAGCCAGCTCTggtgactttctgcagcctgcagcaaacggatcactgggcatttaatgaccattctgctccacgggaaagctagctaaacccttcagaatgcaaagctcctcatggtcttttgagatgtgttttcttcattaaccttgaggagggtaacttctcactgtacgagacaagggaaaacagaccagtcaaaacatcaaggcacagcctgctctgcatcttcagatgtgacaacagtgaaataccaaaactgtacagttctttgctgcgtactagaaatcttctgcactctggaacctttatagcttcatgctctgaactgaagaccatagtaactcattaactgtatggtgtttttacagctgattagaacccccagcatttccttagctttgctaaaaactgtttggatgattctaatttttcacaggtattagaacagcattgctggcatctgaggaacatacctgcccagcgtgtcaccaggcaggcgtttctcctgatgatttagctgccaacgagttcctacgccaggtaacatgatgacttttaaataaactgtttgtaagcaaagcctgtctgcaaaaagctgaaagggaagaaaacattaattgacagctccttcagcaaggctaaattgaataaagctaaatgttcttttcaaatgcatcgtttgttgttacagcagcttacaactcttcagagatgctctggcaaattgaggtcaggcttttggttaacaggattgcctccctttcaactcggtattaacactgaagtactgaaatgcagacactCGCGGTTACCAGCGATTAACATCAGTGTTTAGTGGGATGCGTTCCTCTATctgtctgttgatgtattttaggattgatagcatttacaggaatacacaaggaattttactctctggaggcttttgtgCGTCTATGGACTCaaattttctgttacctttttgtaaatgttcttctgcctccaggctgtcaacaacttcaaaaccggagctggctacaccacaaggttccctcagaagattcagcagcaacagcagcagccaccaccactcctgcctgtcgcacctcctggaccctttcagtaagtaaatctgtagatcaacctaaacagaaaagacaccaaaacgctgcagttagagtcttcttcttgagctcccccgctggcagtttgtgtgtcactagtgccagtccaaataattgtgggagttctggctgccgcttctgctcggagagaggacactttgagatgctggacgtgtgcctcatgcaagaattttcttagcagtgttgcttgtgtggtgcccttctcagtccttcagtgcaggtttaccctgaaggaggaactttttccacctgatgcctggaatgcaaatagccgctctgtccaaagcctgtcaggctcctctgtgccATTGAACGCAAAGGATCGCAATTCAAAAGAAGCTCCGAGGCAGCCCCTGAACTagcacacaaacctttcctcggaaagctgctgttatcgcatcttccaaaatggagatgcagcgtgggggctttacatattctaatgctttcatgcgcaactggcttaagaaaatatctggtgtagatttttttttttttcagtttacagtagtcaggcttttcacaccttggactttatatttcaagtagctcttcaaaaccctgtgtgaatcataaaaatttggttgtttgtttgttttttttgtagtgctgccaataccgctgtatcttctcctgctctggtgactgcCACCAAACGTTCTGAATCTTCTTCTCTGTCAGTGAGCcgtttgttggaagaggaggtaagttgatttcaagagatgcaaggattcctctattgtagtggagcttattttccacccctttgcattttttcacaagggctatcaggttgctgtcctaagacaagcagcattaccgagtctcctgggcccccaaaggcaatcaatccccaccactggtaagtcagtattactttagaatttcttttatcaatgatcttcaggtaaagtgaatgggattttgttctgtttcctctccccgctcccaaaggTCATCCCACGAGAGCCGGTACAATTCACCCAGCAGGCGCCAGACCAGGCCGGGAACTGTGAGTATGGACAGAAATTCAGTGTATTACTACTTgtaacctgtgaaatgaggctgtaacacgtaactgatgcaacagcagatttatagtgacagaagtgtgcacagatagttgtggagaatacagatggtaattaatttttaaatggcttaactggaattggctttaacaaaggggatctgtgcttgcagtaagattatttcaaggaaatctttttgaggatctcttgaattggtgaaggactttgacaggaggcgtgatgctaatgagcatacgcagaataatgggaaatgattctttaaaaaatcagaaaagaaaaacttgtgaagaaaaaactcagggtagctgacgttttctacccccaaaaatcgctggggcaggagtctggctagctctctgctggcgatgctgtcagtctctttccgagagcagtggcactgagtcctgctacgagaggccgagttgagaagctttttgatacgactcttgttgaaatgcggtcactgtccctgggtagagctagcggtgtgtgcagcattttgctaggacagctggctggaagtgttggTTAAGTAGTCCTGTCTGTAGGAGCGCAGTGCAAATATTTTACGTCccgcacagactgccaaagaagtagtgaagttcagcagactgagctggcattttaaaatggagctttactgacttcaggctaaatgctgttttcctgatgtttgatactgcactgtagccattcagagttgctctttctgcatctcactgcaacaaaaacgATTTGCACTGCAAGTAGTGATGGAGTCGTTAAAAATGTGCGTGCTAACGTACCAGTAAGGCCAGTATACACCACCTTGAATCAATCAGTGGCTGTGGTAGTTCATGCgccagaggggagtggaaaagactgacccttcctgcatgttttcacactaacaagcagcagctgttctgtctggtgagcagaacctttcccacgtcatcaggttctgcaacttgcagtagcattatgtcggcagctgcgtgaatctttgacgtgagcatatagacaggaaaaataaaccctaaccgaatttgggaggaaaaaaactgtcgagagtgactgttttgaatgaacttctattttttttttctttttttttaaggtccaagtctccgtataatacttcaccttgctgcagaagatcacatacctactccaagtcgagatctgcccgctcgtgctcctcctctcgatcattaaggcgttcccactctcgttcccgctcaccatcgccgccgtatccaagaagaggcaaagggaagagtctaaagcatcgctctcggtcaaggtcacacaggtctcaacattcaaggtcacgctcacgcccatgcagaggacagctttcacagtcaaggtctccagggtttagaggccagtctcccgccaaatggactgcagctcaaaggggaggagagagggagcgttttaacagaggcacagaaggtccatcctgcgatctgaaggcttactgtggcactgaaagcagtactgttatttccagtttgactgactttagaatggctttactcttagtaatggaatgacttcagatggtgatagcaagtaacttatttcttttgcctttaataaaaatattaagacatgatttcaaataataaacaacatacaacagaaagaaacttgatttgatatgtttttaattagatgtgttgcatattacaagccatgtcaggtcactggtaatcagccttgactttgctgttcaaaaacaacagggctaaacttgatcagttccctgaaatcattaattaaaataataaaagtccctggaaaaaaaaatagcaaagagtcattcacagctccaacagataccggagcaggccatctgcacagattcagtacagctgtatttttcagccctttggtgacatttgtattgcatatgcacacccccagctcgtccagaacatcacacccgcaggcagagtcaggagagagaaaacgtccttttactgtggacaccgagcgtgggagcctggcagtcacaggggctcctccaggagcaggaaatcagcacctgcagcgacacggtcagaaagcacggatcaacgcgcagaggcagcagcagccgcggctcggttcccctgtctctgggaacacagtgcacagggagctgtcgacagcccagcagagctgctgccagcagtggctgcgcggtggctctggcgccttgtccccacgggcgatgccctcgcagagctgtgcgtgcgcagagaggccccgtgcccctgtgccaggcagcggggctccgtcgggagcccccgggagctgccatagggtccttcccaaaccctgcgcagcaccagcccgagctgcactgcctcagagcagcgctcagagctgggaaagacgggcaaatgagcccggcacacacctgggcttctgcactcgctggaccctcctgcttttttccactccccgtctttttctctcttgcttattttcttctcttgctggcattccctctcctctgcccacacctcttttctctttctttttcttcagtgttcatgttcctggggggagcctgcaaacctttccatcccacagtgggattagataggggaaaccaggacccactggaatcagttctgcatttcaccagagctgactccttttacctgctttcgtccaaaggctctttggtccttccgcgcataccggggagtcgagcggtgtccctgggctggcaggaggcgaagTGACAGGTGCCTACACCAGAAATGGCGGCGTCAGCAGGTGGCAAGAGGCGCCCGGGAGTCGTCAGTGACCGTTtggcaaacaggctttgcttgggaaataggtcttgctgtagaaaatttggaggtatttcttttgattaagcacacgcctaacacatttgaggaacaacctttccagtttcacctacaatgtatcaccccaaagaaaaaaaaacaccaaacccacagaaacccagcagggatggaacgccaggaagaggcccagcagccacttggactcatcaggaaccgccctcccacaccagacacattgtcccagtggtggtggagctgccgtacctctgccgtttccgatcccaccaccgctgtggatgtgcccatgggcgcgggcgactgctcagctgggggaccagacaggtcagccacctcctccccaaagatttctccgcagttctaggtcataaactccaccagtgtcttcacctgcacacagcaaagccttgctctcagcgcaggggcaggcaggcagcctctcccactcctgaCACTTGCTTCCACGCAGCAGGCtgtcgctgtggggctgctcttccaggcagccaccccaccagcgtctgctggagagagggggcagccagggacctctcCACAGTCCAGCTCTGATCACCATCCGGCTGCAGCCGTCCCGCTTCAAGAGAGCGTACCTTctccgtcacctccagcatggcctccagcggcagcagctcctcgttgggtgggctcagcaggtttggcccaacgcggatggccaggctgatgaagctcatcctgctgctggctgcgtgctggccgatgtgctggaggagggacagcagccgcttcaggaggacaagatttgctgcaggcaatctgctggccaccctgagggaacaggaacaccacgatgacaaagcagctgttgccccagccctcctccaagcttgccagaggcagctgggagccagtggctgtgttgcgcagctctccaggggctctcacagaatcacagaatggtaggggttggaagggacctctgtgggtcacccagcccaaccccctgcccaagcagggtcacccatagcaggctgcacagcaccgcgtccaggcggggctggaatatctccagagaaggagactccacaacctccctgggcagcctgggccagggctccgtcaccctcagagggaagaagttcttcctcaccacgcagtgcacaggaacacagcgcagaaatcaggaacatgaaataaaacgaggagctggcatgtgactgctagtgacatgtgctgtgacagttaacgagtgcgtcccgtgtgacacaattccttcagaggatgatgtcggagtaacacagaggtgtttttctcccctctccctgttccaggtttcctccagtaatcgccagtctgatgcgactcatccga
This portion of the Opisthocomus hoazin isolate bOpiHoa1 unplaced genomic scaffold, bOpiHoa1.hap1 HAP1_SCAFFOLD_121, whole genome shotgun sequence genome encodes:
- the LOC142360136 gene encoding E3 ubiquitin-protein ligase RBBP6-like, with product MEEGAGRQGLINSIQEEIDGEMAYHNRGNAEGFRTLAAQKALKDVNPAVVEAPSLALPDYNKPFLLYLGSGTSKAVDDSSASLPLAQLIKTANLAAANASEEDKIKAMMVQSCQEYDPINYMKRPMGPPPSSFPCRYYGKPGHYRRNCPTSGDKKFVPAPRMRRSTGIPRSFLIELKDPNTKGAMLTKTGKYAIPIINAEAYARGKKEKPPFVPEELPSSSSSSDALPDELLCLICKDAMTDAAVTPCCGSSYCDECIRTALLASEEHTCPACHQAGVSPDDLAANEFLRQVIPREPVQFTQQAPDQAGNCFALTSFIFLPS